The following are encoded in a window of Drosophila teissieri strain GT53w unplaced genomic scaffold, Prin_Dtei_1.1 Segkk118_quiver_pilon_scaf, whole genome shotgun sequence genomic DNA:
- the LOC122625519 gene encoding uncharacterized protein LOC122625519: MDAVKAYKESQLKVETLEEINIPSGSKLSDTASDRSSTPVDNLVQLVDRRADRVRQQISLIYETLDSSSEIELVKQLAMMKSHWSNVTDTVKLLENKYDRTAFDQDEADILQSDVEMVLQRKLEQFKSSNYDVPELPKVDLPTFNGNAKEWPTFYELFSELIDSRKALSNTRKLGYLRACLKGEAQMVVSHLITGSAASYAAAWELICKRYENSRKIFSQHFNKC, encoded by the coding sequence ATGGATGCTGTCAAGGCCTACAAGGAGTCGCAATTAAAGGTAGAAACACTTGAAGAGATAAATATACCAAGTGGATCAAAATTATCTGATACCGCATCAGATCGGAGCTCCACTCCAGTTGATAATCTGGTTCAACTGGTGGACAGAAGAGCGGACAGGGTGAGGCAACAGATAAGCCTAATCTACGAAACCCTGGATAGTTCAAGTGAGATTGAACTAGTCAAGCAGCTGGCAATGATGAAAAGTCATTGGTCCAACGTGACGGACACAGTGAAACTGCTTGAAAACAAGTATGACAGAACTGCCTTTGATCAAGATGAGGCAGACATTCTGCAATCTGATGTTGAGATGGTACTTCAGAGGAAGTTGGAACAGTTCAAAAGTTCCAACTACGACGTGCCAGAACTCCCAAAAGTGGACCTTCCAACGTTCAACggaaatgcgaaggaatgGCCAACATTTTACGAGCTGTTCTCTGAACTAATAGACAGCAGGAAGGCTCTCAGCAACACAAGGAAGCTGGGATATTTAAGAGCCTGCTTAAAAGGAGAAGCTCAAATGGTGGTTAGCCATTTGATAACGGGATCAGCGGCTAGCTATGCAGCAGCGTGGGAGCTTATCTGCAAACGCTATGAgaatagcagaaaaatattctcCCAACACTTTAACAAATGCTGA